CTTCATCGTCACCTCCGTCCTGCTGCTGGTTTCTCACGAACCCGACGTGTTGAGGAACCTGGGGCCACTCGGCAGCGTCCTTCGCAACAAGGTGGTGGAGGCGCTGGTCGTCTCGCTGTTCCTGGCGAACGTCCTGTTCGCCTATCTGTGGAAGGCTGCCAACTGGGCCAAGCTGATCGTGGGCGTTGGCAGCCTGCTGTTCGTGCTGCCGCTGGCGGGGCAGGCCGATACGAGTCTGCTGGACCTGAGCATCCAGGTCATGATCTTCGCCGCGCTGGCGTTGGGCCTGAACATCGTGGTGGGGTTGGCCGGGCTGCTCGACCTGGGTTACGTGGCCTTCTTCGCAGTGGGAGCGTACACCTGGAGCATCTTCGCCAGCCCCCGCTTCGGGGAGGTCCTTAAGTACTACGGCAGCAATCCGGGCACGACCGGCAGCGGCACCCTGGCCCTCGGCCTGGTGCTGACGGCGATTACGGCAGGCAGCATGATCTATATCCGGGGACTGCACGGACGGGTTGCCCCCACCCGGCTGAGCAACCTGAGCTTCCTTCTGGCCGGTTTTGGTCTGCTTGCGGGCATCCTGCTGGTGGGGCGCTCGATCCTGGTGCTGGCCTCTGGCTCGGCGGCGGCACTCGCCAACGGGATCAACCCCGGTTTCTTTTGGCTGTTCCTGGCTCTGAGCATCATGGCCGCCGCTATCGTGGGCGTGCTGATCGGCCTGCCGGTGCTGAAGCTCAAGGGTGACTATCTAGCGATCATCACGCTCGGCCTGGGCGAGGTCATCCGGGTGCTGGCCAACAACCTGGGCCTGTACACGGCAGGTTCGCAGGGCATCACCCCGATTGAGTCGGCCTCAGTGCCGTGGTTCAACAGCCTGGTCGGGGCGCTGGGGTTCGGTCAAGATCAGTACTACCTGCTGTTCCTCTACGTGCTGGTGCTGATCGTGATCGCTGTGATCCTGCTGGTCAACGTCAGGTTGGACAAGAGCCGGATCGGGCGCGCATGGATCGCCATCCGCGACGACGAAATCGCGGCGCAGGCCATGGGTGTGCCTCTGATGCAGACCAAGCTGATCGCGTTCGCCACGGGCGCCAGCTTTGCCGGCGTGATGGGCATGCTCTTCGCGGCCAAGCAGACCTTTATCAGCCCCGAGAGCTTCAACCTGCTGCAGAGCATCACCGTGCTGAGCATGGTGGTACTGGGCGGCATGGGCTCATTCAGCGGCGTGATCCTGGGGGCCGCAGTGGTCACGCTGCTCAACCTGCGGATTCTGCCGGGTCTGGGCGAGGCAAGTGCCAACGTGCCTTGGATTCCACAAGAGGTCAACCCTGCAAACTTCAACCGCTTTATCTTCGGCGCGATTCTGGTGGCCATGATGCTGCTGCGCCCCGAGGGCCTGCTGCCCAACAAACGCGTGGCCCGCGAACTGCACCACGAGGACGATCAGGAAGATGAGAGCAAGGACGGCAACGCCAGCGGCCTGAACCAGGGCGGCGACGTGTACAGCGCCGGACTGGCCACCATCAAGGAAGACGACAAGCCCGGAGGCAACCGATGATCAAGACCACGGTCCATCCTGGCCCGGCGGTTCCGGGCAGCACCAGCAGCATTCTCGAAGTGGACGGGCTGACCAAGGAATTCGGTGGACTGACTGCCGTGAACGCGGTGACCATGCACGTTCCCAAACGGTCTATCGTCAGTGTGATCGGCCCCAACGGCGCCGGCAAGACCACCTTCTTCAACATGATCACCGGCATCTACGCGCCCACGCACGGCAGCATTCGGCTGGACGGACGCGAACTCGTGGGCCTGCGTCCCGATCAGGTGACCGAAGCCGGGATCGCGCGGACCTTTCAGAACATCCGTCTGTTCTCCAGCATGACCAGCGAGGAAAACATTATGGTGGGGCGCAACGCCCGCCTGAAGAGCACCTTCGTGGACGCCGTGCTGCGGACCCGACGCTTTCACGAGTCCGAGCACGAGGCGCGCGAGGCCGCCCGCATCATGCTGGACTTCGTGGGTCTGTCGCGCTGGCGCAACGAGATCGCCACCAATCTGCCCTACGGCGATCAGCGCAAGCTGGAAATCGCCCGCGCGCTGGCGACCACGCCCCAGCTGATCCTGCTAGACGAACCCGCCGCCGGGATGAACCCCCGCGAGACCGAGGACCTCAAGGCGCTGATCCGCCGCATTCGCGACGAATTGGGGGTTACTGTGTGTCTGATCGAGCACGACATGCGGCTGGTCATGACCCTCAGCGAGTACATCACCGTGCTGGACTACGGCACCAAGATCAGCGAGGGCCTGCCGCATCAGGTCCGCAACGACCCCGCCGTGATGGAGGCGTACCTGGGACGTGGGGCCGCCGCCGGGGAATACGGCAAGGAGGAAAGGGCCAATGGTTAACAGCGCCGCGTCCAGTTCAGCAGCGGTACACCAGCCTGTTGCGCCCAGCACCACCGGGGCGGCAATGCTGGAACTTAACGACGTCCACTCGTACTACGATCACATTCACGCGCTCAAGGGCATCACCCTCACGGCTTACGAGGGCGAGATCGTCGCGCTGATCGGCGGCAACGGGGCCGGCAAGACCACCACCCTGCGCACGGTCAGCGGCATGATGAAGCCCAGAGGCGGCACCCTGACCTACCTGGGCGAGGACATCGCCGGGAAACCCGCGCACCAGACCATGCAGATGGGCATGAGCCACGTGCCGGAGGGCCGCCGGATTTTCCCGCAACTGACCGTGCGCGAGAACCTGGAAGTCGGTGCGTACACCATCACCGACAGGAAGCTGATCGAGGAGCGCGTGCAGGAGGGCTTTGCGTACTTTCCTCGGCTGAGGGAACGCGAGAACCAGCTGGGCGGCACCATGTCGGGTGGCGAACAGCAGATGCTCGCCATCGCCCGCGCGCTGATGGTCAACCCCCGACTGCTGCTGCTGGATGAGCCAAGCATGGGCCTGTCGCCGCTGTTCGTGGAAGCGATCTTCGACATCATCGTCAAGCTGAACAGGGAGCACAACACCACCGTGCTGCTGGTGGAGCAGAACGCCAACATGGCGCTGGCGATTGCCCACCGCGCCTACGTGCTGCAAACTGGCGAAATGAAGTTGAGCGGCAAGGCCAGCGAGATCGCCAAGGACGAGAGTGTGCGCAAGGCGTATCTGGGCGACGATTAAGGGACGACAGACAGCAGCGGGCCGGGGTGAATGCTCCGGCCCGCTTTTTTGGATCAATTCCTGAAGTCTGGATGGCCCGAGGTGCTTAACTTGGAGTATGGACAAAATGCGTCTTGCTGCCGCGCTGGTTGTGGGCAGTGCCCTGCTGACCGCCTGTGCGCCCGCACCCCTGGCTTTCGATCCGTCCATCATTCCAGTTGCGGACGATCTGGGTGCCAGGAATGCTGGGACCGAGTGGTGGTACGTGTCGGGCGTGCTCCCGGACGCTGGGCTGGCCTTTCACTGGGCGCAGTTCAAGGTGAATTACAGGGGCCTGCCCTACCATGCCTCGCACATTGCCGTCACCGATCTGAAGAACAACAACCTGTATTTTGTAGAGAACGGCGATCAGAAAGCCGCGTTTGGCTTTCCCCCCCTGAGCGTTTCGCAGGGCGACTGGAAATTGGTGCAGGAGGCAGGAAACAAGGCCCCATTCAAGCTGACGGCTGGCCCGCTGAACCTGACCCTCAGGCCCGCACGCAATGCGGTGGTCCATCCCCCCGGCTACTCCGGCACTGCCGAAACTGGGCGCCTGTACTACCAGAGCGTCACGCGGCTGGATGTGAGCGGGACCATAAGGGTGGGGGATGAAACACGGCAGGCCAGCGGGCAGGCGTGGCTGGACCATCAGTGGGGCGATCAGCAGCCCGGCGCGGCGGCAAAATGGGACTGGTTCGGCCTGCACCTCTCAGACGGCTCGGACCTGATGCTGTACCGGGTCAAGAATGCCAGAAATGAAGTCGTGCAGGTGGCGGCCTCGCACGTGAGTTCGGAGGGCGTGGCCCGCGAGGTCAGAGACGTGACCATGACGCCGGGACGGGTCTGGACGAGTCCCAGCGGGCGCAATTACACCCTGGGCTGGACGGTAAGTGGCGAGAACCTGGCGCTGGAACTGGCCCCCCTGCGTGACAATCAGGAGTTGCTGAGCAAGACGACCTCGGTGGCGTACTGGGAGGGGCCGGTGCGCGGCACAGGCACGCTGAACGGTCAGGCCGTCACCGCGTCAGGCATGGGTGAATTCGTGGGCGGCGTGCTGACCCGCGAGGAAGGCGGCCGATTCACCATTCCAGCGAAGTAGGCCCCTGGACAGCTCTGTGACGTCAGGCAGAAGTGTGGCCCCGCCGAAGCTGCCCCAGACTCCGCAGCGCCGGCGACGTGACGCCGAGCCACAGGATCGCGGCGCAGCCCAGGCCCAGCACGGCGGTTCTGATGCCAACCGGCAGGAACAGTGCCGCCACGCCGAGCACGCAGAGTGCCCCGCCCACCCCCGCGAAGGCGCCGTTGCGAAAAGCCGGGACGAGGCCGAAGAAGTGCAGGCCCACGATGATGGCAATTGCGGCCATGATGGCGTCTTCCAGACCGTTGGCGGTCAGGAGTCTGGCCGCGACAGGAAAGGCGAGAACCATGGCGATCACGGATACCCGGTAGGCCGTCGTCAGAAAGGGATTGGGCGGCCCTTTCCCTGGAGGAGCTGGGGCATGGGCCGCTTCACAACGAAGCTTCAGCGCCACTCCGGCCAGTGCTGCTGTGATCCCGGCCACCAGTAGCAACGCGAGGAGGCGCCACGTGCCTGCCAGGGCCAGACTGCCGTTCAGGCCCCAGATGACGGCGAAAACTGCACTGATCAGCACGGACGCTGCCGCGCCGCGCAGATGGGCAGAGGTCAGCGGGGTGGGGGGCATGTCAGGCCAGGTAACCAATCGCTCCTGCGCGGCGCAAATCCGGGGCACCGGGCCGGAAGGCCTCGAACGTCAGAGCGCTTCTGTTCAAGCCTTCTTGCCCACCCCGAACAACCCCAGACCCCAGCCCATCGCCGGCCCCACCGTCAGTGCGAAGACCAGCGTGCCCCAGCCCAGCGGTCCACCCAGGGCCCAGCCGAGAAGGAGGACCAGTAATTCCACGCCGCTGCGGATGCGCGGCACGGGCCAGCCGGTCAGCCGGTTCAGCGCCAGCGTCAGGCCGTCGCGTGGGCCGGCGCCCAGGCCCGCCGCCACGTAGGCTCCGGTGGCAAAGCCCAGCAGTCCCACGCCCAGCAGAAACTGCACCCAGCGCCAGCCCAGCATGGTGGGATCGGGAATCAGCGGGGCCAGCACGTCCAGAAACACGCCGATCAGCACCACGTTCAGCAGCGTGCCCACGCCGATGCGCTCGCGCAGGCGCAGGGCCGTGAAGGCCACGATGGCTGCCCCGGTCAGGATGCTGACCACGCCCACCGTCAGCGGCAGGTGACGGGTCACGCCCACATGCAGGACTTCCCAGGGGGCGGTGCCCACATGGGCGTCCAGCATCAGCCGCAGGCTCAGGCCGTACAGGAACAGCCCCGAGAGCAACAGGACAAGGCGCGCTGTCCATGAGGGACGCACCAGCGTGGCCAGTGGGGCAGAGGCGGTCACCGCGATCAGCGGGCGCGCTGGGTGGCTTGATTCCCCGCGGCGTCAATTACGGTGATGTCTGCCCAGATACCGGTGGTCTCGGCGAAGAATTCCACGCGCGGGCCGGGCGTGATATTCAGGCGGTTGCCGTCCACCAGAACCTGTGCCACCCCGGTGTTGTCGCCGGCCACGCCGGAGACCCGGATGTTGTTGCCGCTCTTCTCGAAACGCGTGACCTGAATGGTGGGTTTGACGGTGTCCACGCTGATCGGCAGCACCAGCGTGGATTCGTTGCCCGCCGCGTCGCGCGCTGCGATGGTGTATTTGCCCTGTGAACCCTCGATCAGGGTCTTGAACTGAAAACGCGCCAGCTTGCGGCTGCCGGGCAGGATCGGGATGGGTTTGCCGTCCACGGTGACCTGTGTGACCCCGATGTCGTCCAGAACGTATCCCTGCACCAGGAACGACTTCTCGCGGGTGACCTCGCCCCCCGTGGTGCTGCTGATGGTGATGCGCGGTTTGAACGTATCGGTGGTGCGGGCACAGCCGCTGAGGAGCAGCCCCAGCGTCAATCCCAGGACGGGCAGCGGCGCTGCGGCGGGTGGGAAGGACGGGCGGCGCATGACCCCAAGTATAGCGGGCAGGACGCTTGGGCTGAGCCGCGTCAAATGGGCCGGGCCGTGCAGAAAACGGTTAAGCGCAGTGTTGAAGCCCAGCGTCAAGGGGACGCACACGGGCCAGCTCAGTTCTTCTGCCGCTGCACCACACGTCCAGCCCCTACAATGCCTCCCGTGAGTTCGCCCGCCCGCACCCTGCCTGTCCTGCCGTCTGCCCCTGTCCCCGAGGGGACGCGTGATGTGCTGCCGCCCGAGTGGGAACAGCGCGAGGCCCTCCGGGCCCGGCTGTCCCACCTTTTTGGAAGCTGGGGTTACCGTGGGGTGGAGGTCCCGGCTCTGGAATACGCTGACGCCCGCCATCCGCAGGACGCGCGGGCCTTCAAGCTGATCGATTCGGGTGGACAGGTACTGGCTCTTCGCAGCGAGTTCACCACTGCGATTGGGCGGCTGGTGCGCACCCAGTTTCCGGAAGGGCCGTTTCCGCTGCGCCTGCATTACAGCGGGCGGCTGTGGCTGCGTGCTCTGACCAGTGAACTGGGGCGCCTGCGTGAATTCGGGCAGACGGGCGTGGAGCTGATCGGCACCCTGGGCGCACGCGCCGACGCCGAATTGCTGCATCTGGCGTCGGCGGCGCTGGCCGCAGTTTCGGTGGAGGCCCAGCTGGAAGTCGGCTTTCCCGGCTTCGTGGACGCCGTGCTGGAGGACGCAGTGTTGCACGGCCCCGCCCGGGAGGCACTGCACGGCGCGGTGGACCGCAAGAGCGGCGCGGACATCGATCTGCTGTCGCGCCAGCATGGGCTATCACACGAGGTCACCCACACCCTGCACGCCCTGACCGATCTGTACGGCGGCCCGGAGGTCCTGGACGCTGCTTCGAAACTGGCACAGGGCGCGCGGGCACAGGCGGCGGTGGCCCACCTGCGCGAGGTCTCGGAGCTGTACGACGGCGGCCTGCTGTATGACCTGGGGGCCAGTCGCCGCTACGACTATTACACCGGCCTGACCTTCCGCGCCTACGCGGCGGGCCTGAATCAGCCGGTCCTGGGCGGGGGCCGCTACACACTGGAGGGCGGGCTGCCCGGCGCGGGGTTCGCGATGGGTCTGGAGCGTCTGCTGCGGGCTGCCGCGCCCCAGTTGCCCCCCCAGCCCGAGGTGGTGCTGGCGCTGGACGCGGCAGGGGCCGAGACCGCGCGTGGACAGGGTCTGTGTGCCGAACTGGCCTGGACGGACGATCTGACCGAACTCAGGCGCTACAGCGCGGCAAGGGGTATCCGGCGCTGGGCGCGGGGTTCCGGGCTGTTCGAGGCAGGGGGGGAAGCGTGACTCCCGTTCCCCTGCATGGCCCGGATCACCTGACGCTGGCGCTGCCCAAGGGCCGCATTCTGGAGCAGGCCATCGCGCTGCTTTCACAGGCGGGCCTCCCGCTGACGCTGCCTGAGAAGTCCCGCGCCCTGCGCCACGAATTTCCTGGCGTGACCGTGCTGGAGCTGCGAAATCAGGACGTACCGGTGTACGTCGATCTGGGCGTGGCCGACGCTGGCATCGTGGGCAAGGACGTGCTGATCGAGTCCGGGCGCGAGGTCTACGAACCTGTCGATTTAAGGTTCGCCGCCTGTCGTCTGTCGTTAATCCGCGAGAGAGGGGCCACCGCGCCCATCGTGCGTGTGGGCACCAAATATCCTCGTGCCGCCCGCGCTTACCTGAACGCACGGGGCATCCCTGCGGAGGTGGTCAAACTCAGCGGCAACATCGAGCTGGCCGCCCTGACCGGATTGGCCGAGGCCGTCATTGACCTGGTGCAGACTGGCAGCACCCTTCAGGCCAACAATCTGGAAGAGCTGGACGTGCTGTTCGAGTCCAGTGCCCGGCTGATCGTCAACCGCGCAGCCCTGAAGCTGCGGCGTGAGCGGCTGCGCCCCCTGATCGGGCGCCTGCGGGAACTCGTGGAAGAGAATGACCCTCAGTCCTGAACAGCGGGCAGCTCTCCAGAAGTCGGGGACAGGCATTTGACAAGCACAGGGACCGTTGCTACACTTCCCCTCGCCTGATGACCAGCCGTCCCCGTGGCGATCTGGGGGCGCGTGCAAAGGCCCCGGGCCTTTAGCTCAACGGTCAGAGCAGTCGGCTCATAACCGATTGGTTGCCGGTTCAAATCCGGCAAGGCCCACCATCCTCGGCCAGCAGGAAAGCTTGATGTTCGGGCGGTTAGCTCAGTGGTAGAGCATTCGCTTCACACGCGAGAGGTCGTAGGTTCAAGTCCTATACCGCCCACCAAGAGGAAAAAGAACGTCCCAGATGGCATTTAGCTGTCTGGGGCGCTTTCTTATCGACATACCTAGTCTGACGGTCATAGATTCAGGAGGTAGGTATGAAACTCAGTGAAGCACTAGAAGTATTTCTGTTGGACCACCGGGCAAGAGGTAGCCGTCCTAGAACTTTGGAATGGCATCGTTACACCCTCAACTATCTTCTCAAGCCGTTATTAGAGGCCGACGCCGACGCCTCATCCCTTTCTGTGTTCACTGTCTCTCAAGCCCTCGCTAAAGACCTTAAGCCCAACACTCTCTTTAATTACGAGAGATCACTTCGGGCCTTCTGTAGCTGGCTCGTGGGGTGGAGGAACTGTCCCGCGATCCGTTCAAAGGAAGAAAGCGGATCAAGCAGGTGTTTCAGCCTAAGCGCAGCCTAACTCTCACCGAGATACAAGCCCTCTTCCGCGCTGTAAAGGCCGTGAAGCGCCTTCAACCCCGTAACCTCGCCCTGGGCAACCAGCCCACGACCTCGCCGTAATGGACTAGATGCTGGCTGGGGTTAGCGGTCTGGATCTGGACCGTGAGACACAGGCTGCGGGACTAGATACTGGCGTGGGCAGGGCATGAACGTTCCCAGGACTGTGACTGGCAGACTGGTCATCACTCCTCCCGGCTGCCCGACTTCATCTCTTTACAGCTTCTCATCTTCCTGACCGGGTTCTTTCACATCCGTCTCCCCCCAGGCCACGTCCTGCTTTCGGGGGTGCCGTCCAAGGCTCAGCGTCCGGCCGTGTGCCTGCGCTCCTTTCAGCGCGTCGGCGATGTCACCGAGCGAGTCGCTCAATTCCCTGTCACGCACGCTGGATGACGCGACAATGGACAGCAGCGGCGCGAGGGCCCCCTCCAGCGCGCCCATGAGGGTTTCGAGTGTCACCAGTGCAGGTTCTGGGTGTGCGGTTGTGGCTGTGCTTGGTGCGGCCTCCCTCTGACGCACTGTTGAGAGTTCCTGTTCTACGGACTGCAGCGCGGCCAGAATGCTGGCCTGCGTGGCCGCATTCCATCCGGCGGAGTGACCGCGCACCTCCGCTTCCCTGACCCCTTCCCTGAGGGCCGCCGTTTGAGCGTTCATCCCGGCAGCGATGTCGGCCAGCTGCGCCACCACCCGTCCACCCACGTCGGTCCCGGCCCCGCCGATCGCCCGGTCCCGCAGGAAGCCGGTGCGGATCTGCTGCCAGCGCGCGTCCTGGTCTGGGGTCAACGTGCCCTGGATCTCGGCGAGCTTGAGCAGGTTTTCCTCGGCGCCGCTGGTCAGCAGCTGGGCCTCGCCGAGGTAATGGTCCGCGATTAGACCTGCAATTTCGGTGTCGTTCATCACCGGCTGAATTTTTTCGGCCAGACGGTTCATGTTGCGGTAGCTGCCCTGCAGCCGGAACGGCGGCTCGGTGCGGTAGCGGTCATCCTGCGCGGCGCTGGCGATGTACTGCGCGTTGACCGCCGAGAGCACGTCACGCACCCGCAGCAGGCGCCGCAAGGTCTCGACCATCTCCCCGGCCTCAGCCTCGCCCAGACCGGACTTCAGCCCCGACAGACTCACTTCGCGTCCCTGTGCGCGCTCCACCAGCAGCGCCAAGTCTGCCGGGTCACGACCCGAGAGTGCGGCCAGTACCGGGTTGGAGGTGAGACTGTTTTCGATGTAGCTCATCAGGAAAGCACCTTGCATCCCGCTTAGCACGTCGCCGAGGTTGTACACGTCGGCACGGTTGGCCAGCATATCTGGCACCCGGAAGACCTCGCCGGACTCAGTGTAGGGGTTGCCTGCCATGACCACCGCAAATCTCCGTCCGCGCAGGTCGTAGGTGCGCGGTTTCCCCTGCCAGACCCCGTCGATGCGGCGCGTGCCGTCGGTCAGCGAGATGAACTTCTGCAAAAACGAGGGGCTGAGGTGTTGGATGTCGTCGAGGTAAAGCATTACGTTGTTGCCCATTTCTAGCGCCAAGCCGAGCTTCTCCAGTTCCGCCCTGGATCCGGAGTCTCCGGTCAGTGCGGGATCAAGCGAGGTGATGTGGTGCCCCAACGACGGTCCGTTGATCCGCATGAAGACCAGTCCCAGCTGGCTGGCGACATACTCCATCAGGGTGGTCTTGCCATAGCCGGGCGGGGAGATCAGCATCAGCAGGCCCATCAGATCGCTGCGGCGCCCTTCGCCCAAGGTGCCGATCTGCTTGGCGAGGTTGTCGCCAATCACCGGCAGGTACACGCCGTCAATCAGGCCGTTGCGCACGAACGAGGTGAGCGGCCGCGCCTGGTACTCGGAGAGATGCAGCGCTGCGGCCTCGCGTTCCATCACGGCGGTCCGCGCTTCCTGATAGCGGCGCATCCCCGGCACGTACACCGTGCGGTGCTGTTCGAGCCGGGCTGCGGTTTCGCCCACGTCCAGGGTCAGCGCGCCGCCCGTGATCCTGGGGTGCGTGCCGATCAGACCGCTCACATGGGTGATCAGCGCGGTTTCCTGGGTCTCCGTGTTGAGCTCCTCACCGAACAGCAGCCACGCCGCCGCTTCCGGCACTTCACCGACGTGACCTGTCCACGCCTCAGTCTGTGTCAGCGCCGCTGTCCAGGCCAGCGCCATCTTCCAGCGCTGGGCGAGTGACCTTCCTCTACCCGCATCCAGCGATGCCCTCAGCTGATCGGCCTTGCCGATCAGCTCCGCGTCCGCACGCAGCGCGTCTGCGAGGTCGACAGCCCGCCGGGTGAAACTGAGTTTGACGCTCTCAGCTGGCGTGCTGGGCTCCTGGGAGGTGGCCTCGATGGCGGCACACAGGTATTCGGCGGCCTGATGGGCCTGGCTGGTGGTCACAGGGATGCCGGCGTTCCCCAGGTGGAGGCTGATCTCGCCGGCGAGTTCATCGCGCGCAGTGTCCATCGCACCACGTGTTCCGAACATGCTGGCGATGGTGACCGCACTCTGCACCCGCTCGGCCCATTCTGCGCGCAGCTCACTCCAGCTGGCCCAGAACAGCACTCCCAGCGCACGCGACTCTGCTGGGTAGATCAGTGCTCCGGCGGCATCCTCAAGGGGCAGCAACGCGGTGATGATCAGGGCCGCGTCGTGATCGTGGACGCCCTTCTCGTAGCC
This genomic interval from Deinococcus humi contains the following:
- the hisG gene encoding ATP phosphoribosyltransferase — protein: MTPVPLHGPDHLTLALPKGRILEQAIALLSQAGLPLTLPEKSRALRHEFPGVTVLELRNQDVPVYVDLGVADAGIVGKDVLIESGREVYEPVDLRFAACRLSLIRERGATAPIVRVGTKYPRAARAYLNARGIPAEVVKLSGNIELAALTGLAEAVIDLVQTGSTLQANNLEELDVLFESSARLIVNRAALKLRRERLRPLIGRLRELVEENDPQS
- a CDS encoding ABC transporter ATP-binding protein; the protein is MIKTTVHPGPAVPGSTSSILEVDGLTKEFGGLTAVNAVTMHVPKRSIVSVIGPNGAGKTTFFNMITGIYAPTHGSIRLDGRELVGLRPDQVTEAGIARTFQNIRLFSSMTSEENIMVGRNARLKSTFVDAVLRTRRFHESEHEAREAARIMLDFVGLSRWRNEIATNLPYGDQRKLEIARALATTPQLILLDEPAAGMNPRETEDLKALIRRIRDELGVTVCLIEHDMRLVMTLSEYITVLDYGTKISEGLPHQVRNDPAVMEAYLGRGAAAGEYGKEERANG
- a CDS encoding lipocalin family protein codes for the protein MDKMRLAAALVVGSALLTACAPAPLAFDPSIIPVADDLGARNAGTEWWYVSGVLPDAGLAFHWAQFKVNYRGLPYHASHIAVTDLKNNNLYFVENGDQKAAFGFPPLSVSQGDWKLVQEAGNKAPFKLTAGPLNLTLRPARNAVVHPPGYSGTAETGRLYYQSVTRLDVSGTIRVGDETRQASGQAWLDHQWGDQQPGAAAKWDWFGLHLSDGSDLMLYRVKNARNEVVQVAASHVSSEGVAREVRDVTMTPGRVWTSPSGRNYTLGWTVSGENLALELAPLRDNQELLSKTTSVAYWEGPVRGTGTLNGQAVTASGMGEFVGGVLTREEGGRFTIPAK
- a CDS encoding ABC transporter ATP-binding protein; this encodes MLELNDVHSYYDHIHALKGITLTAYEGEIVALIGGNGAGKTTTLRTVSGMMKPRGGTLTYLGEDIAGKPAHQTMQMGMSHVPEGRRIFPQLTVRENLEVGAYTITDRKLIEERVQEGFAYFPRLRERENQLGGTMSGGEQQMLAIARALMVNPRLLLLDEPSMGLSPLFVEAIFDIIVKLNREHNTTVLLVEQNANMALAIAHRAYVLQTGEMKLSGKASEIAKDESVRKAYLGDD
- a CDS encoding YczE/YyaS/YitT family protein; this encodes MTASAPLATLVRPSWTARLVLLLSGLFLYGLSLRLMLDAHVGTAPWEVLHVGVTRHLPLTVGVVSILTGAAIVAFTALRLRERIGVGTLLNVVLIGVFLDVLAPLIPDPTMLGWRWVQFLLGVGLLGFATGAYVAAGLGAGPRDGLTLALNRLTGWPVPRIRSGVELLVLLLGWALGGPLGWGTLVFALTVGPAMGWGLGLFGVGKKA
- a CDS encoding branched-chain amino acid ABC transporter permease; the encoded protein is MTVATPPQANPTVRRPVVKPDRTVWLMLFFIVTSVLLLVSHEPDVLRNLGPLGSVLRNKVVEALVVSLFLANVLFAYLWKAANWAKLIVGVGSLLFVLPLAGQADTSLLDLSIQVMIFAALALGLNIVVGLAGLLDLGYVAFFAVGAYTWSIFASPRFGEVLKYYGSNPGTTGSGTLALGLVLTAITAGSMIYIRGLHGRVAPTRLSNLSFLLAGFGLLAGILLVGRSILVLASGSAAALANGINPGFFWLFLALSIMAAAIVGVLIGLPVLKLKGDYLAIITLGLGEVIRVLANNLGLYTAGSQGITPIESASVPWFNSLVGALGFGQDQYYLLFLYVLVLIVIAVILLVNVRLDKSRIGRAWIAIRDDEIAAQAMGVPLMQTKLIAFATGASFAGVMGMLFAAKQTFISPESFNLLQSITVLSMVVLGGMGSFSGVILGAAVVTLLNLRILPGLGEASANVPWIPQEVNPANFNRFIFGAILVAMMLLRPEGLLPNKRVARELHHEDDQEDESKDGNASGLNQGGDVYSAGLATIKEDDKPGGNR
- a CDS encoding ATP phosphoribosyltransferase regulatory subunit, translating into MPPVSSPARTLPVLPSAPVPEGTRDVLPPEWEQREALRARLSHLFGSWGYRGVEVPALEYADARHPQDARAFKLIDSGGQVLALRSEFTTAIGRLVRTQFPEGPFPLRLHYSGRLWLRALTSELGRLREFGQTGVELIGTLGARADAELLHLASAALAAVSVEAQLEVGFPGFVDAVLEDAVLHGPAREALHGAVDRKSGADIDLLSRQHGLSHEVTHTLHALTDLYGGPEVLDAASKLAQGARAQAAVAHLREVSELYDGGLLYDLGASRRYDYYTGLTFRAYAAGLNQPVLGGGRYTLEGGLPGAGFAMGLERLLRAAAPQLPPQPEVVLALDAAGAETARGQGLCAELAWTDDLTELRRYSAARGIRRWARGSGLFEAGGEA